The Novosphingobium sp. THN1 genome includes a window with the following:
- a CDS encoding ABC transporter ATP-binding protein, translated as MTMQPHVNVRGLCVTVRAADGSPLRIVDDVSFAIRRGEVLALIGESGSGKTTIALSLMGYARGGAKISGDISVGTATLDGAAANSLAAQRGHRITYVAQSAASAFNPSRRVIEQVIEPALIHGTASDADARKYAVELFGSLALPNPQTIGSRYPHELSGGQLQRLMAAMALITKPDLVIFDEPTTALDVTTQVEVLQAFRDVVREQGATGVYVSHDLAVVAQMADRVLVLNRGKVREQNTVRAVLETPADDYTRTLLAAAKPVVKAAAPTPAEGAPLLSIEGIHAGYGPIDRNGHPAHPVLSDVSLTVPRGGAVGVIGESGSGKSTVARVVAGLLAPTAGTVLLDGHPLAASLSARSREELRRIQIVFQNADVALNPAHSVGEILGRVLRFYHGMSGPAAKARVAELLDLIKLPVGVADRRCDELSGGQKQRVNLARALAANPDVILCDEVTSALDTVVREAILELLAELRRDLGVAYLFISHDIATVKALCDEIVVLYKGTRVEAGLSRTYDAPPYHPYTDLLISSVPELRTDWLSGVAHKGKSQVGLPVDDAGLCRFLPRCPAAIAGRCDTSPPPLRSMTAGNLLLCHRTEAELAGCEIQ; from the coding sequence ATGACGATGCAGCCCCATGTGAACGTGCGCGGCCTGTGCGTGACTGTCCGTGCGGCTGACGGCTCACCTTTGCGCATCGTCGATGACGTCTCGTTTGCCATCCGGCGTGGCGAGGTGCTGGCGCTGATCGGGGAATCCGGTTCGGGCAAGACGACGATTGCACTGTCGCTGATGGGCTATGCCCGAGGCGGGGCGAAGATCTCGGGCGACATTTCCGTGGGCACGGCGACGCTGGATGGCGCCGCCGCCAATAGCCTGGCCGCGCAGCGCGGACACCGCATCACCTATGTCGCCCAGAGCGCGGCTTCGGCGTTCAATCCTTCGCGCCGGGTGATCGAGCAGGTGATCGAGCCTGCGCTAATCCATGGCACGGCTTCGGATGCCGATGCGCGAAAATATGCGGTCGAACTGTTCGGATCGCTGGCGCTGCCGAATCCGCAGACCATCGGCAGCCGTTATCCCCACGAGCTTTCCGGCGGGCAGTTGCAGCGCCTGATGGCGGCGATGGCGCTGATCACGAAGCCGGATCTGGTCATCTTCGACGAGCCGACCACGGCGCTGGACGTGACAACGCAGGTGGAAGTCCTGCAGGCTTTCCGCGACGTTGTGCGAGAGCAGGGCGCGACCGGTGTCTACGTTTCGCACGATCTGGCGGTCGTTGCCCAGATGGCGGACCGCGTTCTCGTGCTCAATCGCGGCAAGGTGCGCGAGCAGAACACCGTGCGTGCGGTGCTGGAGACACCCGCCGACGATTATACTCGCACCCTGCTGGCCGCAGCCAAGCCGGTCGTGAAGGCGGCGGCGCCCACTCCGGCAGAAGGCGCGCCGCTGCTTTCGATTGAGGGCATCCATGCAGGTTATGGCCCGATTGACAGGAACGGACATCCCGCTCACCCGGTGCTGAGCGATGTCAGCCTGACGGTGCCGCGTGGTGGCGCTGTGGGGGTGATCGGGGAATCGGGCTCGGGCAAATCGACTGTGGCGCGCGTTGTGGCAGGCTTGCTCGCCCCGACCGCCGGGACGGTGCTGCTCGACGGGCATCCGCTGGCCGCATCGTTGAGCGCTCGCAGTCGCGAGGAACTGCGTCGCATCCAGATCGTGTTCCAGAATGCCGACGTGGCACTGAATCCGGCGCATAGCGTGGGCGAAATTCTCGGGCGGGTGCTGCGCTTCTACCATGGCATGAGCGGCCCTGCGGCCAAGGCACGCGTGGCCGAACTGCTCGATCTGATCAAGCTGCCGGTCGGCGTTGCAGACCGGCGTTGCGACGAGCTTTCGGGTGGGCAGAAGCAGCGCGTGAACCTGGCCCGGGCACTGGCCGCCAATCCTGACGTGATCCTGTGCGACGAGGTGACCTCGGCGCTTGATACCGTGGTGCGCGAAGCAATCCTGGAACTTCTGGCCGAATTGCGCCGCGATCTTGGCGTGGCCTATCTGTTCATCAGCCACGATATCGCCACGGTGAAAGCACTGTGTGACGAGATCGTCGTGCTTTACAAGGGCACGCGCGTGGAAGCAGGCCTGAGCCGTACTTACGACGCTCCGCCCTATCATCCCTATACCGACCTGCTGATCTCCTCTGTGCCGGAATTGCGCACGGACTGGCTTTCCGGGGTAGCGCACAAGGGCAAGTCGCAGGTCGGCCTGCCGGTGGACGATGCCGGGCTGTGCCGCTTTCTGCCGCGCTGCCCGGCGGCGATCGCGGGACGCTGCGATACGAGCCCGCCGCCGCTGCGGTCCATGACTGCTGGCAATCTGCTGCTTTGCCATCGGACAGAGGCCGAGCTGGCGGGCTGCGAAATTCAATAA
- a CDS encoding ABC transporter permease: protein MANLVRRAMRLPLSGKIGLALVLFWIVVAVIGPWIAPYPPGSFVNEEVFAGSSSAYWLGSDFLGRDVLSRLLSGARFTVGLSAIAVAIAAGIGTGLALTAAVGPRWLDELLSRSMDTLISIPSKIFALVLVAAFGSSLVLLTMIIAITYVPGNFRIARSLAVGLAKLDYVEVARARGEGRLHLALVEVLPNMIKPLFADIGLRFVFIVLLLSGLSFLGLGLQPPDADLGSLVRENTSGLAEGALAIVAPAVAIASLTVGVNLLIDAATQGKAE from the coding sequence ATGGCCAATCTCGTCCGCCGCGCCATGCGCTTGCCGCTCTCGGGCAAGATCGGTCTTGCGCTCGTGCTTTTCTGGATCGTGGTTGCGGTAATCGGGCCATGGATCGCACCCTACCCGCCGGGTTCCTTCGTGAACGAGGAAGTCTTTGCCGGATCGAGCAGTGCCTATTGGCTGGGAAGTGACTTCCTGGGGCGCGACGTGCTGAGCCGCCTGCTTTCCGGGGCGCGCTTTACGGTGGGGCTTTCGGCGATAGCGGTGGCGATTGCCGCCGGGATCGGCACCGGCCTTGCGTTGACGGCGGCGGTGGGGCCGCGCTGGCTTGACGAACTCCTCTCGCGATCGATGGACACGCTCATCTCGATCCCCAGCAAGATCTTTGCGCTGGTGCTGGTGGCGGCATTCGGATCGTCGCTGGTGCTGCTGACGATGATCATCGCGATCACGTACGTGCCCGGCAATTTCCGCATCGCCCGTTCGTTGGCGGTAGGGCTGGCCAAGCTCGATTATGTCGAGGTGGCGCGTGCTCGGGGCGAGGGGCGGTTGCACCTGGCGCTGGTGGAAGTGCTGCCCAACATGATCAAGCCGCTGTTTGCCGATATCGGCCTGCGCTTCGTGTTCATCGTGCTGCTGCTGTCTGGCCTCAGCTTCCTTGGCCTCGGGCTGCAGCCGCCCGATGCCGATCTGGGATCGCTGGTGCGCGAGAATACCTCCGGGCTTGCTGAAGGCGCGCTGGCAATCGTCGCCCCGGCTGTTGCGATTGCCAGCCTGACCGTTGGCGTGAACCTGCTGATCGATGCCGCCACGCAGGGGAAGGCCGAATGA
- a CDS encoding haloacid dehalogenase type II: MSTAVFTPKFISFDCYGTLTRFRMTEMATAFYADRIAAEALPDFCKDWAAYRLDEVLGPWKPYREVIANSLERCSKKWGVEYREAEATAIYEAVPTWGPHEDVPGGLSKICDKIPLVILSNAMNSQIMSNVEKLGATFYKVYTAESAQAYKPRMQAFEYMFDQLGMGPEVGMHVSSSFRYDQNTATDLGFGCRVFIGRGHEPSNANYRDVEIPHIGALPAVVGL, translated from the coding sequence ATGAGCACAGCTGTTTTCACGCCCAAGTTCATCAGCTTCGATTGCTATGGCACACTGACCCGTTTCCGCATGACGGAGATGGCAACGGCATTCTATGCTGACCGCATCGCCGCCGAGGCGCTGCCGGACTTCTGCAAGGACTGGGCGGCCTACCGGTTGGATGAGGTGTTGGGTCCGTGGAAGCCCTATCGCGAGGTGATCGCCAATTCGCTCGAGCGCTGTTCGAAGAAATGGGGCGTGGAATATCGTGAGGCCGAGGCGACCGCGATTTACGAAGCAGTGCCGACCTGGGGGCCGCATGAAGACGTGCCCGGCGGCCTTTCCAAGATCTGCGACAAGATCCCGCTCGTGATCCTGTCCAACGCGATGAACAGCCAGATCATGTCGAACGTCGAAAAGCTCGGCGCCACCTTCTACAAGGTCTATACCGCCGAGAGCGCGCAGGCGTACAAGCCGCGCATGCAGGCGTTCGAATACATGTTCGATCAACTGGGCATGGGTCCGGAGGTGGGCATGCACGTCTCGTCAAGCTTCCGCTATGACCAGAACACGGCAACTGACCTTGGCTTTGGCTGCCGCGTGTTCATCGGTCGGGGACACGAACCTTCGAACGCCAACTATCGCGATGTGGAAATTCCGCACATCGGCGCGCTGCCGGCAGTCGTCGGCCTCTGA
- a CDS encoding glyoxylate/hydroxypyruvate reductase A, whose amino-acid sequence MTLLYHGLEQRGRVWREIVAARVPQMPFLHWGQDAVDPEAVRYIAAWNAPPEFIAQFPNLEILFSVGAGIDQLPIGALPPQVRVVRMVEQGIITGMAEYVAMACLALHRDLPFFISEQRAGRWSYRHTRLASQSRIGVMGMGELGRAALDVLGPLGFPLSGWSRTAREIAGVACFAGKDQLDAFLMQADILVCLLPLTDETRGILCRETFAKMPVGSAVINAGRGGHLVADDLIEALDQGQLRAAMLDVTSPEPLPEGNAFYRHPAIFLTPHVAAETRHETAGEVLADNLQRLLAGAPLVGEVDRTRGY is encoded by the coding sequence GTGACACTGCTCTATCACGGTCTGGAACAACGCGGCCGCGTCTGGCGCGAGATCGTTGCGGCGCGGGTTCCGCAAATGCCGTTTCTTCATTGGGGCCAAGACGCGGTTGATCCGGAAGCCGTGCGCTACATCGCTGCGTGGAATGCACCGCCGGAATTCATCGCCCAGTTTCCCAACCTCGAAATCCTGTTCAGCGTCGGTGCGGGGATCGACCAGCTGCCGATCGGGGCCCTGCCGCCGCAGGTGCGGGTGGTGCGCATGGTCGAGCAGGGGATCATTACCGGCATGGCCGAATATGTCGCCATGGCCTGCCTGGCGCTGCATCGTGACCTGCCGTTCTTCATTTCCGAACAGCGGGCGGGGCGCTGGTCCTATCGCCATACCCGGCTGGCATCGCAAAGCCGGATCGGGGTGATGGGCATGGGCGAGCTGGGGCGAGCGGCACTTGACGTGCTGGGGCCGCTTGGCTTTCCGCTGTCCGGCTGGAGCAGGACAGCGCGCGAGATCGCGGGCGTGGCGTGCTTTGCAGGCAAGGACCAGCTGGACGCGTTTCTGATGCAGGCGGACATTCTGGTTTGCCTGCTGCCACTGACGGACGAGACCCGCGGAATTCTGTGCCGTGAAACCTTTGCGAAAATGCCGGTGGGTAGTGCCGTCATCAATGCCGGGCGGGGCGGTCATCTTGTGGCTGACGACCTGATCGAGGCCTTGGATCAAGGGCAATTGCGCGCGGCGATGCTTGACGTGACCAGCCCCGAGCCGCTGCCCGAGGGTAACGCATTCTATCGGCATCCCGCCATTTTCCTGACGCCGCACGTGGCAGCAGAGACGCGACACGAGACGGCGGGCGAAGTGCTTGCCGACAATCTGCAACGGCTGCTGGCAGGCGCGCCGCTGGTAGGCGAAGTCGACAGGACACGGGGCTATTGA
- a CDS encoding TonB-dependent siderophore receptor, with protein sequence MSAVKGALIAGVAMGAMPITAWAQSAAPAEEEAAPAEEMVVIGQRQQYRGDVPLASIPQSVQVLDAKTLQNLNITRFDAALDLSSGVSRQNNFGGLFDGFAIRGFAGDENFAGGVLVNGFNGGRGYGGPRDASNIEKIEILKGPNGAVFGRGEPGGTISITTKKAKIGDTFGTFAVQGGSWNTYRVEADYNLSISDTVAIRLNGAAQDGDSFRDTIHQTLYTANPSILFAPSKDTSISYEMEFMHNRVPFDRGTIAVNNKLGVVDRSTFFGEPADGDMRVDVLGHQVQFQQKLGGDWYFLAGLGYRETEFKGLSSEAELDPLGTNRRQTLGKPGNFLARQRRSRDYSTDNLVVRGEISGKFYTGGITHHVLLGADWDRFRIDLLQLRGRPVNYTAGAPVTAANYAVDIFNPVYGQTLALGATPLTNTYETQKAWGVYFQDQMDLTDRLKLRVGGRYDNYRQTVLNRNNTNPATNTVRVHIKQFSPTAGALYEINDDLSIFAGYGEGFRPNSGVDAASRPFPAEMSKSYEVGLRLGEPGGALSGSIAAFTMKKNNILTADTNPANAGFSIAGGAARSRGVEVDFNANLPGDISIIATYAFLDAEWTTAAGDKDFGLAIKPGDRLINIPKHAANLIVNKGFTLGEQRFTLGAGVNYVGKRLGETGTTFELPGYIIARVMASYEPADNIKLTADVTNLFDKEFYTASYSRFWIAPGAPRAFNVRATFTF encoded by the coding sequence ATGTCCGCAGTAAAAGGCGCGCTGATTGCCGGCGTTGCCATGGGAGCGATGCCGATCACTGCCTGGGCGCAAAGCGCAGCCCCCGCAGAGGAAGAAGCGGCCCCTGCCGAGGAAATGGTCGTCATCGGCCAGCGGCAGCAATATCGCGGCGACGTTCCGCTCGCCTCCATTCCGCAGAGCGTGCAGGTGCTGGATGCCAAGACGCTGCAGAATCTCAACATCACCCGCTTCGATGCCGCGCTTGATCTTTCGAGCGGGGTTTCGCGCCAGAACAACTTCGGTGGGCTGTTCGACGGATTTGCCATTCGCGGCTTTGCCGGTGACGAGAACTTCGCAGGCGGTGTGCTTGTCAACGGTTTCAACGGCGGACGAGGCTACGGTGGCCCGCGCGATGCATCGAACATCGAGAAGATCGAAATCCTTAAAGGTCCGAATGGCGCGGTGTTTGGCCGTGGCGAGCCTGGCGGCACGATCAGCATCACGACCAAGAAGGCCAAGATCGGCGACACGTTCGGCACCTTTGCCGTTCAGGGCGGCAGCTGGAACACTTACCGCGTCGAAGCAGACTACAATCTTTCGATCAGCGATACCGTTGCGATCCGCTTGAACGGCGCGGCACAGGATGGTGACAGCTTTCGCGACACCATTCACCAGACGCTCTACACGGCCAACCCTTCGATCCTGTTCGCACCCAGCAAGGACACCAGCATCTCCTATGAGATGGAATTCATGCACAACCGCGTGCCGTTCGATCGCGGCACGATTGCGGTAAACAACAAGCTCGGCGTGGTCGATCGTTCGACCTTCTTCGGCGAACCGGCCGATGGGGACATGCGGGTGGACGTTCTTGGCCATCAGGTGCAGTTCCAGCAGAAGCTGGGCGGCGACTGGTACTTCCTTGCCGGCCTTGGCTACCGCGAGACTGAATTCAAGGGTCTTTCGAGCGAGGCTGAGCTTGACCCGCTGGGCACCAATCGTCGCCAGACCCTGGGCAAGCCGGGCAATTTCCTGGCCCGCCAACGCCGTTCACGCGATTACAGCACCGACAACCTTGTCGTGCGCGGCGAAATCTCGGGCAAGTTCTACACCGGCGGGATCACCCACCACGTGTTGTTGGGCGCGGACTGGGATCGCTTCCGGATCGACCTGCTGCAACTGCGCGGCCGCCCGGTCAACTACACCGCCGGCGCACCGGTTACCGCCGCGAACTATGCAGTCGATATCTTCAACCCGGTCTATGGCCAGACGCTGGCTCTTGGCGCGACGCCGTTGACCAACACATACGAAACGCAGAAGGCCTGGGGCGTCTACTTCCAGGATCAGATGGACCTGACTGACAGGCTGAAGTTGCGCGTTGGCGGTCGTTACGACAACTATCGCCAGACGGTGCTGAACCGGAACAACACGAACCCTGCCACCAACACCGTGCGGGTCCACATCAAGCAGTTCAGCCCGACGGCCGGTGCGCTTTACGAGATCAACGACGATCTTTCGATTTTCGCAGGGTATGGCGAAGGCTTCCGTCCGAACAGCGGGGTCGATGCAGCCAGCCGTCCGTTCCCGGCGGAAATGAGCAAGTCCTATGAAGTGGGCCTTCGACTTGGTGAGCCCGGTGGAGCGCTGAGCGGCTCGATCGCTGCCTTCACGATGAAGAAGAACAACATCCTGACTGCCGATACGAACCCGGCAAATGCTGGATTTTCAATCGCCGGCGGTGCGGCGCGCTCGCGCGGCGTGGAGGTGGACTTCAACGCCAACCTTCCGGGCGACATTTCGATCATTGCCACGTACGCCTTCCTCGATGCCGAGTGGACCACGGCGGCAGGGGACAAGGACTTCGGACTCGCCATCAAGCCTGGCGACCGGCTCATCAATATTCCCAAGCACGCGGCAAATCTCATCGTCAACAAGGGCTTTACCCTGGGTGAGCAGCGCTTCACGTTGGGTGCGGGCGTAAACTATGTCGGCAAGCGGTTGGGCGAGACGGGCACGACCTTCGAGTTGCCGGGCTATATCATCGCACGCGTGATGGCGAGCTATGAACCGGCTGATAACATCAAGCTCACTGCGGACGTGACCAATCTGTTTGACAAGGAGTTCTACACAGCGTCCTACTCGCGGTTCTGGATTGCGCCGGGTGCGCCGCGGGCGTTCAACGTGCGCGCTACCTTCACGTTCTGA
- a CDS encoding ABC transporter permease — protein MSGAPAMSPWRGPMRLVAKRIGLALLTLLLVSAVVFTISGLLPGDAAQEVLGQGATPEQVAALRHEMGLDRPAVVRYFEWLRAIAVGDPGNSIVANKPVADIISERLPNTLTLAGLTAAFSVPFAFLIGIVSAVNRGRSTDRALNIMTLAMVALPEFLVATIAVLLFSVKLLWLPSITIVPQDPTLGEFLRAYAMPVMVLGVGVIAQLGRMIRAAIIAELDRPYVEMARLKGVSPRRLIVRHVLPNAVGPIANAMALSLSYLFGGAIIVETIFSYPGLASLMVNAVTSRDMPLLQACAMIFCAAYLLLVLIADTVAILANPRLRQG, from the coding sequence ATGAGTGGTGCGCCTGCCATGTCGCCCTGGCGCGGACCGATGCGGCTTGTGGCAAAGCGTATCGGCCTGGCGTTGCTGACGCTGCTGCTGGTCTCGGCGGTGGTCTTCACTATCAGCGGGTTGTTGCCGGGCGACGCCGCGCAGGAGGTGCTGGGACAAGGGGCAACGCCGGAGCAAGTCGCGGCCTTGCGGCACGAGATGGGGCTCGATCGACCAGCCGTGGTCCGCTATTTTGAATGGCTGCGGGCGATTGCCGTGGGTGATCCCGGCAATTCGATCGTGGCCAACAAGCCGGTGGCCGACATCATTTCGGAACGGCTGCCAAATACACTGACTCTGGCAGGCCTGACGGCCGCGTTTTCGGTACCGTTCGCGTTCCTGATTGGCATAGTGTCAGCCGTCAACCGGGGGCGGTCCACGGATCGGGCGCTCAACATCATGACGCTGGCGATGGTGGCCCTGCCGGAATTCCTGGTGGCGACGATTGCCGTGCTGCTGTTCTCGGTCAAGCTGCTGTGGTTGCCCTCCATCACGATCGTGCCGCAGGACCCGACGCTGGGTGAGTTCCTGCGCGCCTATGCCATGCCGGTGATGGTGCTGGGCGTTGGCGTGATCGCGCAACTGGGCCGGATGATCCGCGCCGCGATCATCGCCGAGCTCGACCGGCCCTATGTCGAGATGGCGCGCCTGAAGGGTGTTTCTCCGCGCCGCCTGATCGTGCGCCATGTCCTGCCCAATGCGGTCGGGCCGATTGCCAACGCGATGGCGCTGAGCCTTTCGTACCTGTTTGGCGGGGCGATCATCGTGGAGACGATCTTCAGCTATCCGGGGCTGGCCAGCCTGATGGTAAACGCGGTCACCTCGCGCGACATGCCGCTGTTGCAGGCCTGTGCGATGATCTTCTGCGCGGCTTACCTGCTGCTGGTGCTCATCGCCGATACAGTTGCAATCCTTGCCAACCCCCGCCTGCGACAGGGATGA
- a CDS encoding ABC transporter substrate-binding protein, producing MLSRRLLLGSLAAGAVLAPAEGLIGKPRRGGRIRVAGIVASTSDALDPARAGNSSDYMRMFLLYSGLTQYDRGLAVKPGLAESIESDDNVVWTIRLRRGVQFHNGKSLDAGDVIHSLLRHRDPAVGSKVKAVAEQFASARRVNAHEVELRLTGPNPDLPIILAQPQFVIVENGRRDFSKVNGTGPFVLKAFAPGIRTIVQRNPNYWKPGQPYLDQIELIAIPDELSRVNALLSGDVQMCLAVSPGSVKRVRASSSHLVMETKSGLYTDLVMRQDNPVTGHPDFVLAMKHLMDRDLIKRALFRGFATIANDQPISPLDPYFNADIPQRAFDPHKAKFLLKRSGLLGTRLPVYVSPAATQSVDMGSILQEHAAQIGLNLAVNRVPSDGYWSTHWMKHPLTFGNINQRPTTDMMFSLFFKSGATENEAGWKNAKFDKLLLEARQSRDPVLRKAIYGEMQWMIHRSGGLGIPVFISLLDGYDRRIRGLEPIPFGGLAGYTFGEKVWLAA from the coding sequence ATGCTTTCGCGCCGCCTCTTGCTGGGAAGTCTTGCGGCGGGGGCGGTGCTTGCCCCTGCCGAAGGGCTGATCGGAAAACCGCGCAGGGGCGGCCGCATCCGCGTGGCCGGAATCGTCGCATCGACTTCGGATGCGCTCGACCCGGCGCGTGCGGGCAATTCCAGCGACTACATGCGCATGTTCCTGCTCTACAGCGGGCTGACGCAGTATGATCGCGGGCTGGCGGTGAAGCCGGGGCTGGCTGAATCCATCGAATCCGATGACAACGTGGTGTGGACGATCCGCCTGCGGCGCGGCGTGCAGTTCCACAACGGCAAGTCGCTTGACGCCGGCGATGTGATCCACTCGCTGTTGCGCCATCGCGATCCGGCGGTGGGATCGAAGGTCAAGGCCGTGGCCGAGCAGTTCGCCAGCGCGCGCCGCGTGAATGCGCACGAGGTGGAGCTGCGGCTGACCGGGCCGAACCCCGATCTGCCCATTATTCTGGCGCAGCCGCAGTTCGTGATCGTGGAGAACGGGCGGCGCGATTTCAGCAAGGTCAATGGCACGGGACCGTTCGTGCTCAAGGCCTTTGCGCCGGGCATCCGCACGATCGTGCAGCGCAATCCGAATTACTGGAAACCGGGCCAGCCCTATCTCGACCAGATCGAGCTGATTGCCATTCCCGACGAGCTTTCGCGCGTGAACGCTCTCCTTTCGGGCGATGTGCAGATGTGCCTTGCCGTCAGTCCCGGTTCGGTGAAGCGGGTGCGGGCATCGTCATCGCATCTGGTGATGGAAACCAAGTCCGGACTCTATACCGACCTTGTCATGCGGCAGGACAATCCGGTGACCGGCCATCCCGATTTCGTGCTGGCGATGAAGCACCTGATGGACCGCGACCTGATCAAGCGGGCGCTGTTCCGGGGCTTTGCCACGATTGCCAACGATCAGCCGATCTCGCCGCTCGATCCCTATTTCAACGCCGACATTCCGCAGCGCGCATTCGATCCGCACAAGGCGAAGTTCCTGCTCAAGCGGTCGGGCCTGCTGGGCACGCGGCTGCCGGTCTATGTTTCGCCTGCGGCGACGCAATCGGTCGACATGGGCTCCATCCTGCAGGAGCATGCCGCGCAGATCGGGCTGAACCTGGCTGTGAATCGCGTACCGAGCGACGGATACTGGTCAACCCACTGGATGAAGCATCCGCTTACCTTCGGGAACATCAATCAGCGTCCGACGACGGACATGATGTTCAGCCTGTTCTTCAAGTCGGGCGCGACGGAGAACGAGGCGGGCTGGAAAAACGCGAAGTTCGATAAGCTGTTGCTCGAGGCGAGGCAATCGCGCGATCCGGTCCTGCGCAAGGCGATCTATGGTGAGATGCAGTGGATGATCCACCGCAGCGGAGGGTTGGGCATTCCGGTGTTCATCAGCCTTCTCGATGGCTATGACCGGCGCATTCGCGGGTTGGAGCCGATCCCGTTCGGTGGCCTGGCGGGCTATACTTTCGGCGAAAAAGTGTGGCTTGCAGCATGA
- a CDS encoding PepSY domain-containing protein, whose protein sequence is MTRSGYLTWHRRLALLFAPLLFLQALTGTILLLRGPLAQVLEPQGSDGPVLGVPMLAAAASRAGLKLNRLYLPAYPGGPAMAQLASADGGTHYAAIEPASGVILREGGVWAFPLEAALQWHYRLMWGTAGLAVVALNGVVLTLLSGTGLAFWWPAAGRWKKSLAINPKMPARVKLRQWHRSGGVLASLLVLFSAVTGVLLALPDLAPAAPSATTAFAQTPLQLDAAMAAATRAYPAAAIRDVRFTAADRIDVNFRAPEAGSLSVHAVSVRLSDAKLLRIVPAAESPALWMKVLPLHTGDIAGLAGMLVLLLEGLAIIALSITGPMMWWRQRKLRK, encoded by the coding sequence ATGACGCGCAGCGGCTATCTGACATGGCATCGCCGTTTGGCCCTGCTGTTCGCGCCGCTGCTGTTCCTGCAGGCGCTGACCGGCACTATCCTGCTGCTGCGTGGGCCGCTTGCCCAGGTGCTCGAACCGCAAGGCTCCGATGGACCGGTGCTGGGGGTTCCGATGCTTGCAGCGGCGGCCAGTCGTGCTGGTCTGAAACTTAACCGGCTATACCTGCCTGCCTATCCAGGAGGGCCGGCAATGGCGCAATTGGCTTCTGCCGACGGCGGCACGCACTATGCCGCAATCGAGCCAGCTTCAGGCGTGATACTTCGCGAAGGTGGGGTCTGGGCTTTTCCGCTCGAGGCTGCGCTGCAATGGCACTATCGGTTGATGTGGGGCACGGCGGGCCTCGCCGTCGTTGCGCTGAACGGCGTCGTGCTGACGCTGCTGTCGGGAACCGGGCTGGCATTCTGGTGGCCCGCAGCAGGGCGCTGGAAGAAGTCGCTTGCGATCAATCCGAAGATGCCGGCACGGGTGAAGCTGCGGCAGTGGCATCGCAGTGGCGGGGTGTTGGCATCGCTGCTGGTGCTGTTCAGCGCGGTGACCGGCGTGTTGCTTGCGCTTCCCGATCTGGCGCCTGCCGCACCGTCAGCAACCACGGCCTTTGCGCAGACCCCGTTGCAACTCGATGCAGCAATGGCAGCGGCAACAAGGGCCTATCCTGCGGCGGCAATTCGCGACGTGCGCTTTACGGCCGCTGACCGGATCGACGTGAACTTTCGTGCGCCCGAAGCTGGGTCGCTGTCGGTTCATGCGGTATCGGTCAGACTTTCCGACGCGAAGCTGCTGCGCATCGTGCCGGCGGCGGAAAGCCCGGCCTTGTGGATGAAGGTCCTGCCGCTGCACACGGGCGACATCGCGGGCCTTGCCGGGATGCTTGTTCTGCTGCTGGAGGGACTGGCAATCATCGCACTTTCAATCACCGGCCCCATGATGTGGTGGCGGCAAAGGAAACTACGCAAGTGA